The following coding sequences lie in one Silene latifolia isolate original U9 population chromosome 5, ASM4854445v1, whole genome shotgun sequence genomic window:
- the LOC141656649 gene encoding uncharacterized protein LOC141656649 isoform X1: MDEFPNKVQDPGVIQWEEDDDNEPEFITLLRTRTEDFGVGLQLETLIRTDNKQEFVSFLKTQKFDYSSMNYNDFQTRLLKLLCYRRAIGCATALLNGETVLPTVDLNEQLLTDPLADEFEEYFPTPLRIAAEVLCYGLTELFIQHGANPSRDGVELSQLPLNFALDALCHHKIVRDFPAGESVHKLFSLFRLQELKEPFDTIKLLVSRTKQVLNLGVCCVEEWNLVKLAALLMVASDKLVIGDDIYSSPIPMLIGLQHGLESDLEKKQVMRSMWQAFRLVERSSTLMVEDEVVPPDVAYKFLTEVKLHDNGTHMVSADLDRFVAELLQRSGGFLETSLVEKKCLKPPTTHKRVFSAEIDWWAAQLRLGDKVLLEARLMKKMSSKLMYNECIYFIPNIHQIEYGHIRQRMFDDQIDRAMRLDHRDTFVRLVNHVEFLGNLDLKNNLPKTVRRLMFRHDSANCAAAVLAGETDAFLSFRDLTDVGWPFLHNAAKLGAPKLTALFLENGFLADDRRDCDELKIESALPLNVALESIRDHIIHQNLKNNKSAIDLVVSLCASEIRNMLETIRLLVLKMKDVKFELSLYLKEGKMIELCALLMVAHKELLPLVHKELLTLAHKELLPSLTHKAGVAGTIRHFSTSAHTVYGNLYEHRDLHVIKETLLLLDIFGKIGDHLSAYIRLEQDTGIRDVYSHISWLLVRAGISDALYSKGTITFSRHPSEGHKMVLGRANLNLAEQSRGPKFFAVSKLSGQAALSLSSRPGAYSSVVFARFFHAPAKIHAHFAAFVSAKRLVDVLRRRHLPMQCISIVAALTSGFGRM; the protein is encoded by the exons ATGGATGAATTTCCCAACAAG GTGCAGGATCCTGGAGTAATACAAtgggaagaagatgatgataatgagccTGAATTTATCACCTTGCTAAGAACCCGGACAGAAGATTTTGGAGTCGGTTTACAATTGGAAACCCTCATTCGTACTGATAATAAGCAAGAATTTGTCTCTTTtttgaaaacacaaaaatttGACTATAGTTCTATGAATTATAACGACTTCCAGACGAGACTGTTGAAGTTGCTATGTTATCGTCGTGCCATTGGCTGTGCAACTGCATTGCTTAATGGAGAAACTGTATTGCCAACGGTGGATCTGAATGAACAACTATTAACTGATCCACTTGCAGATGAATTTGAAGAATATTTTCCCACCCCATTACGGATCGCTGCTGAAGTTTTATGCTATGGGTTAACGGAGTTATTTATACAACATGGTGCCAACCCCAGTCGCGATGGAGTGGAACTTTCACAACTTCCACTTAATTTCGCTCTAGATGCTTTATG CCATCATAAAATCGTGAGAGACTTTCCTGCTGGAGAATCTGTACACAAGCTCTTTTCCTTATTCCGTCTTCAGGAGTTG AAGGAGCCTTTTGATACAATCAAATTGCTGGTGTCAAGGACAAAACAGGTTCTTAATCTCGGTGTCTGCTGTGTAGAGGAATGGAATCTTGTTAAGCTGGCTGCTTTGCTAATGGTTGCTTCGGACAAGTTGGTGATTGGTGACGACATATATAGTAGCCCAATTCCCATGTTAATTGGGTTACAACATGGCCTAGAATCAGATTTGGAGAAAAAGCAAGTTATGAGATCTATGTGGCAGGCCTTTAGACTCGTGGAGAGGTCGTCTACTCTAATGGTTGAG GATGAGGTGGTTCCACCTGACGTTGCATATAAATTTCTTACGGAAGTGAAACTACATGACAATGGAACCCATATGGTCTCAGCTGACTTGGATAG GTTTGTAGCTGAGCTCTTGCAAAGGAGTGGAG GTTTTTTGGAGACATCTCTTGTGGAAAAGAAGTGTTTAAAACCCCCGACTACGCAC AAGCGCGTGTTCTCAGCTGAAATAGATTG GTGGGCAGCACAGCTTCGGCTAGGGGATAAAG TTCTACTGGAAGCACGTCTTATGAAGAAAATGAGTTCAAAATTGATGTATAATGAG TGTATTTACTTTATCCCAAACATCCATCAAATAGAATATGGGCATATCCGGCAGAGAATGTTTGATGATCAGATAGATCGTGCCATGCGCTTGGATCACAGAGATACATTCGTTAGACTTGTGAATCACGTGGAATTCCTTGGTAACCTAGATTTGAAGAATAATCTGCCAAAAACCGTGAGAAGACTCATGTTTCGTCATGACAGTGCTAATTGTGCGGCTGCAGTACTTGCTGGCGAGACTGATGCTTTCCTTAGTTTTAGAGACCTGACTGATGTCGGTTGGCCTTTTTTACACAATGCTGCTAAGCTTGGAGCCCCTAAATTAACCGCCCTATTTCTTGAAAATGGCTTTCTGGCTGACGACAGAAGAGACTGTGATGAATTGAAAATTGAGTCAGCATTGCCACTCAATGTTGCACTTGAAAGTATTCG GGATCATATTATTCACCAAAACTTGAAGAATAATAAGTCTGCCATTGATCTTGTGGTGTCTCTCTGTGCCAGCGAGATT AGGAATATGTTGGAGACGATAAGGTTGCTTGTGCTGAAGATGAAAGATGTCAAGTTTGAACTTTCACTATATTTGAAAGAAGGAAAGATGATCGAGTTGTGTGCATTGCTGATGGTAGCCCATAAAGAGCTCTTGCCATTAGTCCATAAAGAGCTCTTGACATTAGCCCATAAAGAGCTCTTGCCCTCACTCACTCACAAAGCTGGAGTAGCTGGTACCATCAGACACTTTTCTACGAGTGCACACACTGTGTACGGAAACTTGTATGAACACAGGGATCTACATGTGATAAAAGAGACGCTTTTACTACTAGATATATTTGGAAAGATAGGTGACCATCTTTCTGCATATATTAGATTGGAGCAAGATACG GGCATTCGTGATGTATACTCTCATATTTCATGGCTCCTTGTCAGGGCAGGCATTTCTGATGCGCTATATTCAAAAGGCACTATTACTTTTTCCAG ACATCCTTCTGAAGGTCATAAGATGGTATTAGGAAGGGCAAATCTCAACTTGGCTGAACAATCCCGTGGTCCTAAG
- the LOC141654777 gene encoding receptor-like protein EIX1, with protein sequence MKYVDSFAELGTFIYSLSRVMCYNYSGHVTALRLPTPLPDESCLEGVIPHEIGNLSKLTYLNLNIQYDPYSMRVQKLRWLSQLTLLKELDLGGIDLSLTTNNWLSIVNKLPQLQVLRLDSCKLSLNLPSSLSYINSSTTLDTITLSGNNLNDTSIFEWLSNLSGFETSLVYLDLSENSQLFGSNYQHIQNFFSKSYNYLTPISDLSDNQLWGSIPDKIGNLSYLRVLYINDNQLNGSISQAVGRLSMLEILDLSSNSLKGVFTNIIHLSNLSKLSYLGLRYNRELVVNISVNWVPPFQLQRLFLSSCKVGPDFPMWLITQKTLTSIDMSNASISGKIPDSFFKSLSSKLGHY encoded by the exons ATGAAGTATGTAGATTCCTTTGCTGAATTGGGAACATTTATTTAT AGTTTGAGTCGTGTTATGTGCTATAACTACTCTGGCCATGTCACTGCCCTCCGTCTTCCTACGCCCCTGCCCGACGAATCCTGTCTAGAAG GGGTCATTCCTCACGAAATCGGAAATCTGTCCAAATTAACATATCTTAATCTTAATATTCAATATGATCCTTATAGTATGAGGGTGCAAAAATTGAGGTGGCTATCACAACTAACGTTGCTGAAGGAGTTGGATTTGGGTGGTATTGATTTGAGTCTAACTACAAACAATTGGCTATCGATTGTTAACAAACTTCCTCAGTTACAAGTCCTTCGTTTAGATAGTTGTAAACTATCCCTAAACTTGCCTTCCTCTCTTTCATATATTAATTCTTCGACAACCCTTGATACTATTACCCTTTCAGGAAATAATTTGAATGATACATCCATATTCGAGTGGTTGTCCAATTTGAGTGGATTTGAGACCAGCCTTGTTTACCTTGACCTCTCTGAGAATTCTCAACTGTTTGGAAGTAATTACCAACATATTCAGAATTTCTTTAGTAAATCCTACAATTATCTAACACCAATTTCAG ATTTAAGCGATAACCAATTGTGGGGCTCCATTCCTGACAAAATTGGCAACCTTTCTTACTTGAGGGTATTATACATCAATGATAACCAGCTTAACGGCTCCATTAGTCAAGCAGTTGGGAGACTTTCTATGCTCGAGATATTAGATCTTTCTTCAAATTCTTTGAAGGGAGTTTTCACGAATATTATTCACTTATCAAATCTTTCCAAGTTAAGTTATTTAGGTTTGCGGTATAACAGAGAACTGGTGGTTAACATTAGTGTCAACTGGGTTCCTCCATTTCAATTACAAAGACTCTTTCTGAGCTCTTGTAAAGTTGGCCCTGATTTTCCAATGTGGCTCATAACTCAAAAAACCTTAACTAGTATTGATATGTCCAATGCTAGTATTTCAGGCAAGATCCCTGATTCTTTTTTCAAGTCATTATCATCCAAATTGGGCCATTATTAA
- the LOC141656649 gene encoding uncharacterized protein LOC141656649 isoform X3: MDEFPNKVQDPGVIQWEEDDDNEPEFITLLRTRTEDFGVGLQLETLIRTDNKQEFVSFLKTQKFDYSSMNYNDFQTRLLKLLCYRRAIGCATALLNGETVLPTVDLNEQLLTDPLADEFEEYFPTPLRIAAEVLCYGLTELFIQHGANPSRDGVELSQLPLNFALDALCHHKIVRDFPAGESVHKLFSLFRLQELKEPFDTIKLLVSRTKQVLNLGVCCVEEWNLVKLAALLMVASDKLVIGDDIYSSPIPMLIGLQHGLESDLEKKQVMRSMWQAFRLVERSSTLMVEDEVVPPDVAYKFLTEVKLHDNGTHMVSADLDRFVAELLQRSGGFLETSLVEKKCLKPPTTHKRVFSAEIDWWAAQLRLGDKVLLEARLMKKMSSKLMYNECIYFIPNIHQIEYGHIRQRMFDDQIDRAMRLDHRDTFVRLVNHVEFLGNLDLKNNLPKTVRRLMFRHDSANCAAAVLAGETDAFLSFRDLTDVGWPFLHNAAKLGAPKLTALFLENGFLADDRRDCDELKIESALPLNVALESIRDHIIHQNLKNNKSAIDLVVSLCASEIRNMLETIRLLVLKMKDVKFELSLYLKEGKMIELCALLMVAHKELLPLVHKELLTLAHKELLPSLTHKAGVAGTIRHFSTSAHTVYGNLYEHRDLHVIKETLLLLDIFGKIGDHLSAYIRLEQDTGIRDVYSHISWLLVRAGISDALYSKGTITFSRHPSEGHKMVLGRANLNLAEQSRGPKCISIVAALTSGFGRM, from the exons ATGGATGAATTTCCCAACAAG GTGCAGGATCCTGGAGTAATACAAtgggaagaagatgatgataatgagccTGAATTTATCACCTTGCTAAGAACCCGGACAGAAGATTTTGGAGTCGGTTTACAATTGGAAACCCTCATTCGTACTGATAATAAGCAAGAATTTGTCTCTTTtttgaaaacacaaaaatttGACTATAGTTCTATGAATTATAACGACTTCCAGACGAGACTGTTGAAGTTGCTATGTTATCGTCGTGCCATTGGCTGTGCAACTGCATTGCTTAATGGAGAAACTGTATTGCCAACGGTGGATCTGAATGAACAACTATTAACTGATCCACTTGCAGATGAATTTGAAGAATATTTTCCCACCCCATTACGGATCGCTGCTGAAGTTTTATGCTATGGGTTAACGGAGTTATTTATACAACATGGTGCCAACCCCAGTCGCGATGGAGTGGAACTTTCACAACTTCCACTTAATTTCGCTCTAGATGCTTTATG CCATCATAAAATCGTGAGAGACTTTCCTGCTGGAGAATCTGTACACAAGCTCTTTTCCTTATTCCGTCTTCAGGAGTTG AAGGAGCCTTTTGATACAATCAAATTGCTGGTGTCAAGGACAAAACAGGTTCTTAATCTCGGTGTCTGCTGTGTAGAGGAATGGAATCTTGTTAAGCTGGCTGCTTTGCTAATGGTTGCTTCGGACAAGTTGGTGATTGGTGACGACATATATAGTAGCCCAATTCCCATGTTAATTGGGTTACAACATGGCCTAGAATCAGATTTGGAGAAAAAGCAAGTTATGAGATCTATGTGGCAGGCCTTTAGACTCGTGGAGAGGTCGTCTACTCTAATGGTTGAG GATGAGGTGGTTCCACCTGACGTTGCATATAAATTTCTTACGGAAGTGAAACTACATGACAATGGAACCCATATGGTCTCAGCTGACTTGGATAG GTTTGTAGCTGAGCTCTTGCAAAGGAGTGGAG GTTTTTTGGAGACATCTCTTGTGGAAAAGAAGTGTTTAAAACCCCCGACTACGCAC AAGCGCGTGTTCTCAGCTGAAATAGATTG GTGGGCAGCACAGCTTCGGCTAGGGGATAAAG TTCTACTGGAAGCACGTCTTATGAAGAAAATGAGTTCAAAATTGATGTATAATGAG TGTATTTACTTTATCCCAAACATCCATCAAATAGAATATGGGCATATCCGGCAGAGAATGTTTGATGATCAGATAGATCGTGCCATGCGCTTGGATCACAGAGATACATTCGTTAGACTTGTGAATCACGTGGAATTCCTTGGTAACCTAGATTTGAAGAATAATCTGCCAAAAACCGTGAGAAGACTCATGTTTCGTCATGACAGTGCTAATTGTGCGGCTGCAGTACTTGCTGGCGAGACTGATGCTTTCCTTAGTTTTAGAGACCTGACTGATGTCGGTTGGCCTTTTTTACACAATGCTGCTAAGCTTGGAGCCCCTAAATTAACCGCCCTATTTCTTGAAAATGGCTTTCTGGCTGACGACAGAAGAGACTGTGATGAATTGAAAATTGAGTCAGCATTGCCACTCAATGTTGCACTTGAAAGTATTCG GGATCATATTATTCACCAAAACTTGAAGAATAATAAGTCTGCCATTGATCTTGTGGTGTCTCTCTGTGCCAGCGAGATT AGGAATATGTTGGAGACGATAAGGTTGCTTGTGCTGAAGATGAAAGATGTCAAGTTTGAACTTTCACTATATTTGAAAGAAGGAAAGATGATCGAGTTGTGTGCATTGCTGATGGTAGCCCATAAAGAGCTCTTGCCATTAGTCCATAAAGAGCTCTTGACATTAGCCCATAAAGAGCTCTTGCCCTCACTCACTCACAAAGCTGGAGTAGCTGGTACCATCAGACACTTTTCTACGAGTGCACACACTGTGTACGGAAACTTGTATGAACACAGGGATCTACATGTGATAAAAGAGACGCTTTTACTACTAGATATATTTGGAAAGATAGGTGACCATCTTTCTGCATATATTAGATTGGAGCAAGATACG GGCATTCGTGATGTATACTCTCATATTTCATGGCTCCTTGTCAGGGCAGGCATTTCTGATGCGCTATATTCAAAAGGCACTATTACTTTTTCCAG ACATCCTTCTGAAGGTCATAAGATGGTATTAGGAAGGGCAAATCTCAACTTGGCTGAACAATCCCGTGGTCCTAAG
- the LOC141656649 gene encoding uncharacterized protein LOC141656649 isoform X2, translating into MDEFPNKVQDPGVIQWEEDDDNEPEFITLLRTRTEDFGVGLQLETLIRTDNKQEFVSFLKTQKFDYSSMNYNDFQTRLLKLLCYRRAIGCATALLNGETVLPTVDLNEQLLTDPLADEFEEYFPTPLRIAAEVLCYGLTELFIQHGANPSRDGVELSQLPLNFALDALCHHKIVRDFPAGESVHKLFSLFRLQELKEPFDTIKLLVSRTKQVLNLGVCCVEEWNLVKLAALLMVASDKLVIGDDIYSSPIPMLIGLQHGLESDLEKKQVMRSMWQAFRLVERSSTLMVEDEVVPPDVAYKFLTEVKLHDNGTHMVSADLDRFVAELLQRSGGFLETSLVEKKCLKPPTTHKRVFSAEIDWWAAQLRLGDKVLLEARLMKKMSSKLMYNECIYFIPNIHQIEYGHIRQRMFDDQIDRAMRLDHRDTFVRLVNHVEFLGNLDLKNNLPKTVRRLMFRHDSANCAAAVLAGETDAFLSFRDLTDVGWPFLHNAAKLGAPKLTALFLENGFLADDRRDCDELKIESALPLNVALESIRDHIIHQNLKNNKSAIDLVVSLCASEIRNMLETIRLLVLKMKDVKFELSLYLKEGKMIELCALLMVAHKELLPLVHKELLTLAHKELLPSLTHKAGVAGTIRHFSTSAHTVYGNLYEHRDLHVIKETLLLLDIFGKIGDHLSAYIRLEQDTGIRDVYSHISWLLVRAGISDALYSKGTITFSRHPSEGHKMVLGRANLNLAEQSRGPKLSGQAALSLSSRPGAYSSVVFARFFHAPAKIHAHFAAFVSAKRLVDVLRRRHLPMQCISIVAALTSGFGRM; encoded by the exons ATGGATGAATTTCCCAACAAG GTGCAGGATCCTGGAGTAATACAAtgggaagaagatgatgataatgagccTGAATTTATCACCTTGCTAAGAACCCGGACAGAAGATTTTGGAGTCGGTTTACAATTGGAAACCCTCATTCGTACTGATAATAAGCAAGAATTTGTCTCTTTtttgaaaacacaaaaatttGACTATAGTTCTATGAATTATAACGACTTCCAGACGAGACTGTTGAAGTTGCTATGTTATCGTCGTGCCATTGGCTGTGCAACTGCATTGCTTAATGGAGAAACTGTATTGCCAACGGTGGATCTGAATGAACAACTATTAACTGATCCACTTGCAGATGAATTTGAAGAATATTTTCCCACCCCATTACGGATCGCTGCTGAAGTTTTATGCTATGGGTTAACGGAGTTATTTATACAACATGGTGCCAACCCCAGTCGCGATGGAGTGGAACTTTCACAACTTCCACTTAATTTCGCTCTAGATGCTTTATG CCATCATAAAATCGTGAGAGACTTTCCTGCTGGAGAATCTGTACACAAGCTCTTTTCCTTATTCCGTCTTCAGGAGTTG AAGGAGCCTTTTGATACAATCAAATTGCTGGTGTCAAGGACAAAACAGGTTCTTAATCTCGGTGTCTGCTGTGTAGAGGAATGGAATCTTGTTAAGCTGGCTGCTTTGCTAATGGTTGCTTCGGACAAGTTGGTGATTGGTGACGACATATATAGTAGCCCAATTCCCATGTTAATTGGGTTACAACATGGCCTAGAATCAGATTTGGAGAAAAAGCAAGTTATGAGATCTATGTGGCAGGCCTTTAGACTCGTGGAGAGGTCGTCTACTCTAATGGTTGAG GATGAGGTGGTTCCACCTGACGTTGCATATAAATTTCTTACGGAAGTGAAACTACATGACAATGGAACCCATATGGTCTCAGCTGACTTGGATAG GTTTGTAGCTGAGCTCTTGCAAAGGAGTGGAG GTTTTTTGGAGACATCTCTTGTGGAAAAGAAGTGTTTAAAACCCCCGACTACGCAC AAGCGCGTGTTCTCAGCTGAAATAGATTG GTGGGCAGCACAGCTTCGGCTAGGGGATAAAG TTCTACTGGAAGCACGTCTTATGAAGAAAATGAGTTCAAAATTGATGTATAATGAG TGTATTTACTTTATCCCAAACATCCATCAAATAGAATATGGGCATATCCGGCAGAGAATGTTTGATGATCAGATAGATCGTGCCATGCGCTTGGATCACAGAGATACATTCGTTAGACTTGTGAATCACGTGGAATTCCTTGGTAACCTAGATTTGAAGAATAATCTGCCAAAAACCGTGAGAAGACTCATGTTTCGTCATGACAGTGCTAATTGTGCGGCTGCAGTACTTGCTGGCGAGACTGATGCTTTCCTTAGTTTTAGAGACCTGACTGATGTCGGTTGGCCTTTTTTACACAATGCTGCTAAGCTTGGAGCCCCTAAATTAACCGCCCTATTTCTTGAAAATGGCTTTCTGGCTGACGACAGAAGAGACTGTGATGAATTGAAAATTGAGTCAGCATTGCCACTCAATGTTGCACTTGAAAGTATTCG GGATCATATTATTCACCAAAACTTGAAGAATAATAAGTCTGCCATTGATCTTGTGGTGTCTCTCTGTGCCAGCGAGATT AGGAATATGTTGGAGACGATAAGGTTGCTTGTGCTGAAGATGAAAGATGTCAAGTTTGAACTTTCACTATATTTGAAAGAAGGAAAGATGATCGAGTTGTGTGCATTGCTGATGGTAGCCCATAAAGAGCTCTTGCCATTAGTCCATAAAGAGCTCTTGACATTAGCCCATAAAGAGCTCTTGCCCTCACTCACTCACAAAGCTGGAGTAGCTGGTACCATCAGACACTTTTCTACGAGTGCACACACTGTGTACGGAAACTTGTATGAACACAGGGATCTACATGTGATAAAAGAGACGCTTTTACTACTAGATATATTTGGAAAGATAGGTGACCATCTTTCTGCATATATTAGATTGGAGCAAGATACG GGCATTCGTGATGTATACTCTCATATTTCATGGCTCCTTGTCAGGGCAGGCATTTCTGATGCGCTATATTCAAAAGGCACTATTACTTTTTCCAG ACATCCTTCTGAAGGTCATAAGATGGTATTAGGAAGGGCAAATCTCAACTTGGCTGAACAATCCCGTGGTCCTAAG